A stretch of the Engraulis encrasicolus isolate BLACKSEA-1 chromosome 19, IST_EnEncr_1.0, whole genome shotgun sequence genome encodes the following:
- the LOC134435417 gene encoding neuroblast differentiation-associated protein AHNAK-like isoform X3, whose translation MCDCFHLAFPNWHGGPGGAGAGRRLRGPERETEDDSVCEEPPEFVEGERPRPQGSSPVEEFPAAEKYIEKQGEDDFYDPVHKTGSIKKGKKVGFGSLFCPSGRMSEMDELENGDPSVLVQTAKEACAEGLVVTGGGKDGIFIKELKPDSPASKNLRVKEGDQILSATVYFDNVSYEDALQILEHAQAYKMDLCLKRKPPEPTIQDEAETDRPEGEGGSPKLRGRKPKRQDARISWPKFPSFSKGRKGFKRSHSTSEAEESRKLEMSPTTSDTESPMKSPLKSPDGKEKKKKRLKLKVKMKGLRSKSVEHPSRDDEQSLEILEGVENQMDQSGTDTQSPEKMQLIGEPQVVEQEDVERQAAKAENEYTFPSLTGPEMEKGLHKVELITLDNTLKTTDITAALAEDSQKDKSSPESVKTKERSELRMHIQGKDLLDTVIEGQTKSYSLSQMEQSTIIRTSDASTYDNIVISQSDFSDRQMDINTQSAIQGKRITGHGEMDMSMPKVDVSLDMSDIGLMRKSPGQGTEKQWKEPESYGIRTRGPMADIATSKTTFDSLNGIQFSGGGSATSEMDTDSELKFAHPKAVISQPTSGSLDTSVTDNSKDGRTDIKVSYVSGSPMETSIGKVLADLSTTDGKVNAEFKLPKVAMSDSGPYESVKMTKVDSTRPQLPSREELEIPGMEAAAALAALQIQQMKLPQIHERDDTTLTDEIQTKSRSEIEFNLEDVKALVAKMPTFKLPRIDMSGIHTHREITPDSDKAGATSETSPPELSEAKTDVSLKLPDDTVEVMATPTINIKLKDPSTSIKLPNVELAHLHDHEPITVAHTECSKTKTKLTKVGKSTDMKYKLPKREDIEIPGMEAIVKTNVQIPDVKSGIEIKKPATSPSHLAEGKTETPATETKKEKKDKKSKKSKKSISSLGVTKPDIRFPDTGIELPKKTTSKVTVETKAVSQVDDVQMKGPKATVDIQKPEIAKDISIKGEVDTSNIRDVVDVSASGVTGTVTTDMPKVDISLSQTEVKVDVPGTDIQSKVTMPEVNIDVKSPVGEVEAPEIDSKLKKRKISFPKFSFSKSDAKTVDANVTSPKHTDIDATPPESETKDKNTPESPSKFKLPTLKFPKFGMSSQHGSIDEEETAAIKMPEADIVDVKLPAHDVSLRGDQTIPSVEVSVPDSDTVGKIDVNKPLSITTEGPEVILSISQPDVGIPSVDISIKPSIDLETKEVEQPSAELKAEPVEMEIKSQEGKGFKMPKFGIGMPKVKGPEIDITITKTQVQVPEGKAEVEAEVADASSAKAVIDVPDVDIDLPSVDVKDGPADIDMSVEVEGKDGDVKMKKRFSFPKFGFSRSESKGSDMDAEISKGETTATIADVKETDTKTHESESASKDKGSSPTKFKLPTLKFPKFGMSPTKVQAEGIDVDVVKTIPEEEILEVTVQGHDVSVSGDIATKELKLTASANVDVPATDAEVPETKMETHELDTKTAEGSKFKMPKFGISLPKVKGPEISMSVTKPEVEVSVPEGKLEVKSGDAEIVVPSADAEVGDAAGLEDKGIDIKFKMPQMSLPKIGIAKPEVKATEIDAAPKVDISLSDGEVKIKDDLQAQVKMDITSVEQKVDLKEPDIDIKGPEVELKDSTALSSSPSKFKLPSFKFPKFGVSTPKVKVDTAELTADAKSPEVKLTGLETTMPTLDLSVSARLPETDISMPKVKIDGQKPHVDLDVKVPDMPDMKTSSLQIDPPEANISISAEGPSVSTDIVIPSADVLKEREITVNPGKIELKLPKVEGSALEGDAEITETNVQGPDGGQFKMPKFGISLPKVTVPDLSMSVSKPDAPESEAKIEIKVPDAEIEAPSIETELIQADTKDLDAKMKKRKISFPKFGFSKPEVKAPEVDVTLPKVDISLSGGEIKEPRVDANIAEEPEIKADLEITSPSKFKLPTFKLPKIGVSASKGVPELPEVDAQLETAELKISGSLPVIEGEGPGLEVVVPSLDVSLPEGRVDVEAPKVDVEAPLTRGKVDMPVVDVKMKRPSFSFPKFGLSRAEAKALEVDIPEGQVEVTQTDLDAKISEAEVQLKDANITSPTKFKLPTIKLPKIGVSRDTVEIPTAVDVKAPEVSLGDASFTISGDTPVVEVEGQGMDVKIPDAEVDAESLDMKLKLPKFGISLPKVKGPEVDVSVPKTDVDVSLPEVKADVEIPSVEVKGELPDASLKDINIKVKKPGFSFPKFGFSKPEVKGAELDVSLPKTDISVKGKTDLTLPEVEARIAEGSIEAKDSKGIDMKVKRPSFSFPRFGFSKPDVKASDIDTKIPEVNISLPEATVEVKAPEIDVKVQGDIEQKDANIHTSPSKFKLPTITFPKIGVSAPKVSVEAPSVDVDVKAPEVNLPDLEVKASADVPEVDLKGQTVQTQLPSIDVSTDIEAPEVDGQGSKFKLPSFGISLPKVKGPEFDISVTKPESDVSLPEGKVDVDVTLPEGKMEVPAADAKGAEVKIKKPSFSFPKFGLSKPDVKIPDVEVNVPDVEVNMPDVDLSLPEAKVEIKGPEIDFNIPEGDVEHKDMTIQTSPTKFKLPSFKFPKIGMTAPKGSVEAPSIDVDAKGPDVNLTDAELVSGTLPDIDIQGQNVDVQPPSADVSVDVEGSKFKLPKFGISLSKVKGPEFEVSAEKTDVDVSLSKELDVDVSLPELTAEAPQVDSKGIDVKIKKPSFSFPKFGSSKPEVKVPDMEVNIPEVDISIPEVKMEVKEPEAEIKTPDKNIHTSPSKFKLPTFKMPKIGVSTSKGSIEAPSVDISVKAAEVNLPETELKVSGEVPEVDFKGVDVQPPSIDTDVHVEGPEVESSKMKLPKFGIALPKVKGPEVEASISKPDVDISLPEGTVQVEASLPEGTEVQLEGTEIKMKRGFSFPKFGFSKPDIKAPEVDVSLPKVEVSLPEGKVEVKEAPEGDVQLKDAGAVTSPTKFKLPTFKFPKIGVSAPKTEVDVDVKAPDVSVTDAELKVSVDIPTVDVKGQAVDVEVKAETPEVDTKGIDVKTKRPSFSFPKFGMSKQAVKATDVDVTLPEADVSLPKADIEVQDTAINVEVAESEVELKDTNISGSPSKFKLPTIKFPKFGITAPKVTIETESLDASITKPDINMPDTEGGVAGDVSSVITVPTVDIKAPTVDVNIKTEDVDIKGEGSQFKLPQFGIELPKVKGPEVTVTKTDMTLPEAEVDIKVDGSDAEKASATVKVDLPGVDAKGIAVDIKKPSFSLPKFGFSKPDAKTPEIDTTLPQADMSLPEDSHGASKLDIDVEAEVKDATASGSPSKFKLPTIKLPTFGVTVPKIEPQESDVQVRVPDVPEVEMKVSVEPVSIDIPIHAQECDVDVETGGVGTKGHGIKFKLPTFDVALPKVKGPEITMPEGEGSLPESKLELEGAMEGPSVEAQVDMPEIDVTAKTPGFSFPKFGFGKPEVKSPGREGKTPQADVSKPEVTSEVQDVSLGIRSPQKESATSSPTKFKLPTFKLPTFGGSPVKSPVEVTVDSSLPQGAAEVKMADADIKASASGETTDLDKSEITVEVKPRMSFPKFSFSKPTVKAPEVDLTLPSAAVTLPEESLEAEIDVKAPETEYKDDAATVTSPSKFKLPTIKLPKFGTSPITPTEVEVSLPKVDSSSTVKSSETQDIPAVEGTVASGTSTPTGEGKAIGSPSKFKMPTFKMPKFSYSRTKPEEGAKSPSDAKPEDSPMETGDKDSSQMEQMKQKEIPLNQVKEN comes from the exons GAGCTGGGAGGAGGCTGAGAGGACCAGAACGGGAAACTGAAGATGATTCA GTATGTGAGGAGCCACCAGAGTTTGTAGAGGGGGAGAGACCACGGCCACAGGGATCGTCCCCAGTGGAGGAGTTTCCGGCTGCAGAGAAGTACATCGAAAAACAG GGTGAGGACGACTTCTATGACCCTGTCCACAAGACAGGCAGCATCAAAAAAGGAAAGAAGGTTGGATTTGGATCCCTGTTCTGTCCCTCTGGTAGAATGAGTGAGATGGAC GAGCTTGAGAATGGAGACCCAAGCGTGCTTGTCCAAACCGCAAAGGAAGCCTGTGCTGAGGGCTTGGTGGTCacaggaggagggaaggatggaatCTTTATCAAGGAACTAAAGCCGGACTCGCCAGCTTCAAAGAACCTCCGTGTCAAAGAGG GTGATCAGATCCTGAGTGCTACAGTTTACTTTGATAATGTGTCCTACGAAGATGCTCTTCAGATTCTAGAGCATGCTCAGGCTTATAAAATGGACCTTTGCCTAAAGCGCAAACCACCAGAGCCCACAATCCAAGACGAGGCAGAAACAGATCGACCTGAG GGTGAAGGAGGCTCTCCAAAACTGAGGGGTCGCAAGCCGAAGAGACAAGACGCCAGAATCTCATGGCCAAAATTCCCCTCGTTCAGCAAGGGGCGCAAAGGGTTTAAACGGTCCCACAGTACATCAGAGGCTGAGGAGTCAAGGAAACTGGAGATGAGCCCAACAACAAGTGACACAGAGTCACCAATGAAATCTCCACTGAAATCCCCTGatgggaaagagaagaagaagaagaggctcAAGCTTAAAGTCAAGATGAAGGGACTTAGAAGCAAGTCAGTGGAACATCCCAGCAGAGATGATGAGCAGTCACTGGAGATACTGGAAGGTGTGGAGAACCAGATGGACCAAAGCGGAACCGACACACAATCTCCTGAAAAAATGCAACTGATTGGGGAACCTCAAGTGGTGGAGCAGGAGGATGTCGAAAGACAGGCTGCTAAAGCAGAAAACGAATACACATTCCCAAGCTTAACAGGTCCTGAAATGGAAAAAGGTTTACATAAAGTCGAGTTGATCACACTGGACAACACACTGAAGACAACGGATATCACGGCTGCTCTTGCGgaggacagtcaaaaagacaaGAGCAGCCCAGAAAGCGTTAAGACGAAGGAGCGGTCTGAGCTTCGCATGCATATTCAAGGGAAGGATCTGCTTGATACTGTGATAGAAGGTCAGACAAAATCATATTCATTAAGCCAAATGGAACAATCAACTATCATCAGGACATCTGATGCTTCGACCTATGACAACATTGTGATAAGCCAAAGTGATTTCAGCGATCGTCAGATGGACATCAATACCCAGTCAGCAATTCAGGGGAAAAGAATCACTGGACATGGAGAGATGGACATGAGTATGCCCAAAGTAGATGTTTCACTCGACATGTCTGATATAGGTTTAATGAGGAAATCTCCAGGACAAGGGACTGAAAAGCAATGGAAAGAACCCGAGAGCTATGGAATTCGAACGAGAGGTCCTATGGCGGACATAGCAACATCAAAGACAACATTTGATTCCCTAAATGGAATCCAGTTCTCTGGTGGAGGTAGTGCTACCAGTGAAATGGACACAGACAGTGAGTTGAAATTTGCTCATCCAAAAGCTGTAATTTCTCAACCTACATCAGGGTCACTAGACACAagtgtcactgacaacagcaaaGATGGCAGAACAGATATAAAAGTTTCATATGTTTCTGGGTCACCAATGGAAACAAGCATTGGAAAAGTGCTGGCAGATCTCAGTACCACTGATGGCAAAGTTAACGCAGAATTCAAACTGCCAAAAGTGGCCATGTCTGACTCTGGTCCTTATGAATCAGTAAAAATGACAAAAGTGGACAGCACTAGACCTCAGCTTCCGAGTCGGGAGGAACTGGAAATTCCAGGTATGGAGGCTGCAGCAGCACTAGCAGCACTACAGATTCAGCAAATGAAATTACCCCAGATTCATGAAAGAGATGACACCACACTGACTGATGAGATCCAGACAAAATCTAGATCGGAAATTGAATTCAACCTGGAAGATGTGAAAGCACTTGTTGCCAAAATGCCAACTTTCAAACTGCCAAGAATCGACATGTCaggaattcacacacacagggaaataaCACCCGATTCAGATAAAGCTGGAGCAACATCTGAAACGTCCCCTCCTGAGCTCTCAGAAGCAAAGACGGATGTGAGCCTTAAATTACCTGACGATACAGTGGAAGTAATGGCAACACCAACAATCAACATTAAACTCAAAGATCCATCAACCTCAATCAAACTTCCAAATGTTGAACTGGCTCATTTACATGACCACGAACCAATCACAGTAGCACATACTGAATGCTCAAAGACAAAGACTAAATTGACTAAAGTGGGCAAATCAACTGACATGAAATACAAGCTCCCAAAACGTGAGGATATTGAAATTCCAGGAATGGAGGcaatagtgaaaacaaatgttcAAATACCAGATGTCAAGTCAGGTATAGAGATCAAGAAACCTGCCACTTCGCCTTCCCATTTAGCTGAGGGAAAAACAGAGACACCAGCCACTGAGAccaagaaggagaaaaaagacaaaaaatccaAGAAATCAAAGAAGTCCATTTCCAGCTTAGGTGTAACAAAGCCTGACATTCGCTTCCCAGATACTGGAATTGAATTGCCAAAAAAGACCACTTCCAAAGTCACAGTAGAAACCAAAGCTGTCTCTCAGGTTGATGATGTCCAAATGAAAGGCCCAAAGGCCACAGTGGACATCCAAAAGCCTGAAATAGCCAAAGACATTTCCATCAAAGGAGAAGTGGACACTTCAAACATTAGAGATGTGGTAGATGTTTCTGCCTCTGGTGTAACTGGAACAGTAACCACGGACATGCCTAAAGTAGACATCAGCTTGTCTCAGACAGAGGTGAAGGTAGATGTCCCAGGTACAGACATACAGAGTAAAGTAACAATGCCAGAGGTGAACATCGATGTCAAAAGCCCAGTTGGGGAAGTTGAAGCACCTGAGATTGACAGCAAGTTGAAGAAAAGGAAAATATCGTTTCCCAAATTTAGCTTCTCCAAATCTGATGCCAAAACAGTTGATGCCAATGTAACCTCGCCCAAACACACAGATATAGATGCCACTCCTCCCGAAAGTGAAACAAAGGACAAAAATACCCCTGAGTCTCCAAGTAAATTCAAACTACCTACTCTCAAATTCCCTAAATTTGGTATGTCTTCTCAGCATGGGTCAATAGATGAAGAAGAAACAGCagccattaaaatgcctgaagcTGATATTGTGGATGTAAAGCTGCCTGCACATGATGTCTCATTGAGAGGGGACCAGACCATTCCAAGTGTAGAAGTTTCTGTTCCAGACAGTGATACAGTAGGTAAGATAGATGTAAACAAGCCACTATCAATAACAACAGAAGGGCCTGAAGTGATTTTGAGCATCTCACAGCCAGATGTGGGCATACCATCTGTTGATATATCAATAAAACCATCAATAGACCTGGAGACAAAAGAAGTTGAGCAACCATCAGCTGAACTGAAGGCCGAGCCAGTAGAAATGGAAATAAAATCACAAGAGGGAAAAGGTTTCAAGATGCCTAAATTTGGAATTGGAATGCCCAAGGTAAAAGGACCTGAGATAGATATAACTATAACAAAGACACAAGTCCAAGTTCCGGAGGGGAAAGCAGAAGTTGAGGCTGAAGTAGCAGATGCATCCTCTGCAAAAGCAGTTATTGATGTGCCAGATGTAGACATTGACCTTCCCTCAGTCGACGTGAAAGATGGGCCTGCAGACATTGACATGTCAGTTGAGGTTGAGGGCAAGGATGGTGACGTCAAAATGAAGAAAAGGTTTTCCTTTCCGAAATTTGGTTTCTCTCGTTCTGAATCGAAGGGATCAGATATGGATGCTGAGATTTCAAAGGGAGAAACCACAGCCACAATTGCAGATGTAAAGGAGACAGACACTAAAACACATGAAAGTGAATCAGCATCAAAGGATAAAGGTAGCTCCCCAACCAAATTCAAACTCCCAACACTTAAATTCCCTAAATTTGGCATGTCTCCCACAAAAGTTCAAGCAGAAGGGATAGACGTGGATGTCGTCAAAACAATACCTGAGGAAGAAATTCTAGAAGTTACAGTTCAGGGACATGATGTATCTGTATCTGGAGATATAGCCACAAAGGAACTGAAACTCACTGCAAGTGCAAATGTAGATGTACCCGCTACTGATGCAGAAGTACCAGAGACCAAAATGGAGACACACGAACTGGACACAAAAACTGCTGAGGGGAGCAAGTTCAAAATGCCAAAATTTGGGATTTCCTTACCCAAAGTCAAAGGACCCGAAATAAGCATGAGTGTAACAAAACCAGAAGTTGAGGTTTCTGTTCCAGAGGGAAAATTGGAGGTAAAATCTGGTGATGCTGAAATTGTAGTGCCATCTGCGGATGCAGAAGTTGGAGATGCTGCAGGTTTAGAAGACAAAGGCATTGACATAAAATTCAAGATGCCACAGATGTCGCTTCCAAAAATTGGAATCGCAAAACCAGAAGTCAAGGCCACTGAAATAGATGCAGCACCAAAAGTGGACATTTCTCTGTCCGATGGAGAAGTCAAAATCAAAGATGATTTACAAGCACAGGTTAAAATGGACATCACTTCAGTTGAACAGAAGGTGGATTTAAAAGAACCAGACATAGATATTAAAGGTCCTGAAGTTGAATTGAAAGACAGTACTGCCTTGTCAAGTTCACCAAGCAAGTTCAAACTTCCTTCTTTCAAATTTCCAAAATTTGGAGTTTCAACTCCCAAAGTCAAAGTTGATACAGCAGAACTTACTGCTGATGCTAAATCTCCAGAGGTCAAGTTAACTGGATTGGAAACAACTATGCCTACATTAGACTTGTCTGTGTCAGCACGCTTGCCAGAAACAGATATTTCTATGCCAAAAGTAAAAATTGATGGTCAGAAGCCTCATGTAGATCTTGATGTAAAAGTACCAGATATGCCTGATATGAAAACTTCCTCACTCCAAATCGATCCACCAGAGGCTAATATCTCTATATCTGCTGAGGGACCTTCTGTTAGCACTGATATTGTGATCCCTTCGGCAGATGTTCTAAAAGAACGAGAGATCACAGTGAATCCAGGAAAAATAGAGTTAAAACTTCCCAAAGTTGAAGGGTCAGCACTTGAGGGCGATGCTGAGATAACTGAGACAAATGTCCAGGGTCCTGATGGAGGCCAGTTCAAAATGCCAAAGTTTGGAATTTCCTTACCCAAAGTTACAGTACCTGATTTAAGCATGAGTGTGTCAAAACCGGATGCACCAGAATCAGAGGCCAAAATTGAGATTAAAGTCCCAGATGCTGAGATCGAGGCACCCTCTATTGAGACAGAACTGATCCAAGCAGACACTAAGGATTTAGATGCTAAAATGAAAAAGCGAAAGATATCATTTCCAAAATTTGGGTTCTCCAAACCAGAGGTCAAAGCACCAGAAGTTGATGTCACTTTACCAAAGGTTGATATATCACTTTCGGGGGGAGAGATAAAAGAGCCAAGGGTTGATGCTAACATTGCAGAAGAACCTGAAATAAAAGCTGATCTGGAAATTACCTCACCATCAAAATTCAAACTACCGACTTTCAAACTTCCAAAGATTGGAGTTTCAGCATCAAAAGGAGTTCCAGAGCTGCCAGAAGTAGACGCTCAGTTAGAAACAGCTGAGCTGAAGATTTCAGGGAGTCTTCCAGTTATTGAAGGTGAAGGACCAGGTCTGGAGGTAGTTGTTCCATCTTTAGATGTTTCTCTGCCTGAAGGAAGGGTCGATGTAGAAGCCCCAAAGGTTGATGTGGAAGCCCCTCTAACTCGAGGGAAAGTAGATATGCCTGTAGTAGATGTAAAAATGAAGAGACCAAGTTTTTCATTTCCAAAGTTTGGCCTATCAAGAGCAGAGGCAAAGGCTCTAGAAGTTGACATTCCAGAGGGACAGGTTGAGGTCACCCAGACAGATCTTGATGCTAAGATTTCAGAGGCTGAGGTTCAACTGAAAGATGCCAATATCACTTCACCAACAAAATTCAAACTTCCTACAATCAAATTGCCAAAGATTGGAGTGTCAAGAGATACAGTTGAGATCCCAACTGCTGTTGATGTCAAAGCACCTGAGGTCAGTCTTGGTGATGCCAGCTTTACAATTTCAGGAGATACGCCAGTAGTTGAAGTTGAAGGCCAAGGAATGGATGTCAAGATTCCAGATGCCGAGGTGGACGCCGAGAGCCTAGACATGAAGCTCAAACTCCCAAAGTTTGGAATCTCTTTACCTAAAGTGAAGGGTCCTGAGGTAGATGTAAGTGTGCCCAAAACAGATGTGGACGTTTCACTCCCAGAGGTGAAGGCAGATGTGGAAATTCCATCAGTTGAAGTAAAGGGAGAATTACCTGATGCCAGCCTAAAGGATATCAACATAAAAGTGAAGAAACCTGGCTTTTCATTCCCCAAATTTGGATTTTCAAAACCAGAGGTTAAGGGAGCTGAACTTGATGTCAGTCTTCCGAAAACAGACATTTCTGTAAAAGGGAAAACAGACTTGACGTTGCCTGAAGTTGAGGCAAGAATTGCAGAAGGAAGCATCGAAGCAAAAGACTCAAAAGgtattgacatgaaagtgaagAGACCAAGTTTTTCGTTCCCAAGATTTGGATTTTCAAAACCAGACGTGAAAGCGTCAGATATTGATACCAAAATCCCAGAGGTCAACATATCTCTTCCAGAGGCAACAGTAGAGGTGAAAGCACCAGAAATTGATGTTAAGGTTCAGGGAGATATTGAACAAAAAGACGCAAATATTCACACCTCACCATCAAAATTCAAACTTCCAActataacatttcccaaaattGGGGTTTCAGCACCAAAGGTGTCAGTAGAAGCACCCAGTGTAGATGTTGATGTTAAGGCCCCTGAAGTAAATTTACCAGATTTAGAAGTTAAGGCTTCAGCAGATGTTCCTGAAGTAGATCTGAAAGGTCAAACCGTCCAGACACAGCTTCCCTCCATAGATGTCAGTACAGATATTGAAGCACCTGAGGTTGATGGACAGGGAAGTAAATTCAAGCTCCCAAGTTTTGGAATCTCTTTACCAAAAGTGAAAGGTCCAGAATTTGACATCAGTGTAACAAAACCTGAATCGGATGTGTCATTGCCTGAAGGAAAAGTGGATGTTGATGTTACCCTGCCTGAGGGGAAGATGGAGGTACCTGCAGCTGACGCGAAGGGTGCTGAGGTAAAAATAAAGAAACCAAGTTTTTCATTCCCCAAGTTTGGGCTATCAAAGCCAGATGTTAAAATTCCTGATGTTGAAGTGAACGTTCCTGATGTTGAAGTGAATATGCCAGATGTTGATTTGTCTCTACCAGAGGCCAAGGTGGAGATTAAAGGTCCAGAGATTGATTTCAACATTCCAGAAGGAGATGTTGAACACAAAGACATGACTATTCAAACCTCGCCAACAAAATTCAAATTACCATCATTTAAATTCCCCAAGATTGGAATGACAGCACCAAAGGGGTCAGTAGAAGCACCGAGTATAGATGTTGATGCAAAGGGACCAGATGTGAATCTGACAGATGCTGAGCTTGTCTCAGGGACACTTCCAGATATTGACATCCAGGGCCAAAATGTAGATGTACAACCTCCCTCAGCAGATGTCAGTGTAGATGTAGAAGGAAGCAAGTTTAAACTTCCCAAATTCGGAATTTctctgtcaaaagtaaaaggccCTGAATTTGAAGTATCTGCTGAAAAAACAGACGTGGATGTCTCCCTGTCTAAAGAACTTGATGTTGATGTGTCACTACCTGAATTGACAGCTGAGGCCCCTCAAGTTGACTCTAAGGGTATTGATGTGAAAATCAAGAAGCCAAGTTTTTCATTTCCAAAGTTTGGGTCATCTAAGCCGGAGGTGAAAGTTCCTGATATGGAAGTTAACATTCCAGAAGTTGACATATCTATACCTGAGGTGAAAATGGAAGTGAAAGAGCCAGAGGCTGAAATCAAAACTCCAGATAAAAATATCCACACGTCACCATCAAAGTTCAAACTCCCCACAtttaaaatgcccaaaattgGTGTTTCAACATCAAAAGGGTCAATTGAAGCACCAAGTGTAGATATTAGTGTAAAGGCAGCAGAGGTTAATCTACCAGAAACTGAACTTAAAGTCTCAGGTGAAGTGCCTGAGGTTGATTTCAAAGGTGTGGATGTACAGCCTCCATCTATAGATACAGATGTGCATGTAGAGGGACCTGAAGTGGAAAGCAGCAAGATGAAGTTACCAAAGTTTGGAATTGCCCTGCCAAAGGTGAAAGGCCCTGAGGTTGAAGCAAGTATCTCAAAACCAGATGTGGATATTTCTTTGCCTGAAGGAACAGTACAAGTGGAAGCGTCTTTGCCTGAGGGCACCGAAGTTCAATTAGAAGGCACTGAAATAAAAATGAAGAGAGGGTTTTCATTCCCAAAGTTTGGATTTTCAAAACCAGACATTAAAGCCCCTGAGGTAGATGTCAGTCTTCCAAAAGTTGAAGTTTCTCTACCAGAAGGAAAAGTAGAGGTCAAGGAGGCACCAGAGGGAGATGTGCAATTAAAAGATGCAGGTGCTGTCACCTCACCAACGAAATTCAAACTTCCTACATTCAAATTCCCCAAGATTGGCGTTTCCGCTCCAAAGACGGAGGTGGATGTTGATGTAAAAGCGCCTGATGTCAGTGTAACAGACGCTGAATTGAAAGTCTCTGTGGACATTCCAACTGTTGATGTCAAGGGCCAAGCAGTGGATGTGGAAGTGAAGGCAGAAACCCCTGAAGTGGACACTAAAGGTATTGATGTAAAAACGAAGCGCCCAAGCTTTTCATTCCCAAAATTTGGCATGTCAAAACAAGCAGTGAAAGCTACAGATGTTGATGTCACTCTTCCAGAGGCAGATGTTTCTCTTCCCAAAGCTGATATTGAAGTCCAGGACACAGCAATAAATGTTGAAGTTGCTGAGAGTGAAGTTGAATTGAAGGATACCAACATTTCTGGCTCACCATCAAAATTTAAACTCCCCACCATTAAATTCCCAAAATTTGGCATCACAGCTCCAAAAGTGACAATTGAAACAGAAAGTCTGGATGCTAGTATAACAAAACCTGATATAAATATGCCAGATACTGAAGGTGGTGTTGCAGGAGATGTATCATCTGTTATTACAGTACCTACTGTAGATATCAAAGCACCAACTGTTGATGTCAACATTAAGACAGAGGATGTTGACATAAAGGGAGAAGGAAGTCAGTTCAAACTTCCACAATTTGGAATAGAATTACCAAAGGTGAAAGGCCCTGAGGTGACTGTAACAAAGACTGACATGACTTTACCAGAGGCAGAAGTGGACATTAAGGTGGATGGTTCTGATGCTGAAAAAGCCTCAGCAACAGTGAAGGTGGATCTACCTGGTGTCGATGCGAAGGGCATTGCCGTTGATATAAAGAAACCAAGCTTTTCACTCCCCAAATTTGGCTTTTCAAAACCAGATGCAAAGACCCCTGAAATAGATACCACACTACCACAAGCAGATATGTCTTTGCCAGAGGACAGCCATGGAGCATCTAAGCTGGATATTGACGTTGAAGCTGAGGTGAAGGATGCAACTGCCAGTGGGTCACCATCCAAATTTAAACTTCCCACCATCAAATTACCCACATTTGGAGTAACAGTTCCAAAGATTGAACCACAGGAGTCTGATGTGCAGGTGAGGGTGCCCGATGTACCAGAGGTTGAAATGAAAGTATCTGTGGAGCCTGTCTCAATTGATATTCCCATACATGCACAAGAATGTGATGTAGATGTAGAGACTGGAGGGGTGGGAACAAAGGGGCATGGTATTAAATTCAAGTTACCTACATTTGATGTAGCACTCCCCAAGGTAAAAGGTCCAGAAATTACAATGCCTGAAGGAGAAGGTTCTTTACCAGAATCCAAATTGGAATTAGAGGGAGCTATGGAAGGTCCATCAGTTGAAGCACAAGTAGACATGCCTGAGATTGATGTGACAGCAAAGACACCTGGCTTTTCTTTCCCCAAATTCGGCTTTGGTAAACCAGAAGTGAAGTCTCCTGGGCGGGAAGGAAAGACACCCCAAGCAGATGTCTCAAAGCCAGAAGTTACAAGTGAAGTCCAAGATGTGTCATTAGGTATTAGGAGTCCACAAAAAGAAAGTGCTACTTCATCCCCAACAAAATTCAAACTCCCAACATTTAAGTTACCAACATTTGGAGGTTCACCAGTAAAGAGCCCTGTAGAAGTGACTGTTGATTCTTCTCTACCACAGGGAGCAGCTGAAGTCAAGATGGCTGATGCCGACATCAAGGCATCTGCATCTGGGGAGACTACAGATCTGGATAAGAGTGAAATCACAGTTGAAGTTAAGCCAAGGATGTCATTTCCCAAATTTAGTTTTTCTAAACCAACAGTTAAAGCGCCTGAGGTTGATTTGACACTACCTAGTGCAGCTGTTACTTTACCAGAGGAAAGTTTAGAAGCAGAAATAGATGTGAAGGCCCCAGAAACAGAATATAAAGATGACGCAGCTACTGTCACTTCCCCAAGTAAATTTAAACTTCCAACCATTAAATTACCCAAATTCGGCACTAGCCCAATAACTCCAACTGAGGTAGAGGTTTCACTTCCTAAGGTAGATAGCTCATCAACAGTTAAAAGCTCTGAAACTCAAGATATCCCAGCAGTTGAGGGAACAGTTGCATCAGGTACATCAACACCAACAGGAGAGGGAAAGGCTATCGGATCACCCAGCAAATTTAAAATGCCCACTTTCAAAATGCCAAAGTTTAGTTATTCGAGGACAAAGCCTGAAGAAGGCGCTAAGTCCCCCTCCGATGCCAAGCCTGAGGACTCCCCAATGGAGACAGGAGACAAAGACAGCTCACAG ATGGAACAGATGAAACAAAAGGAGATACCCCTCAACCAGGTGAAGGAGAACTGA